The Patescibacteria group bacterium region CGCTTGGCTGAGCTATATAAGGATTTGGATAAATTAATAGAGAAGTATAAGCCGCAATTAGCCGCTGTTGAGGAATTATTTTTTAATAAGAACGTAAGGACGGCATTGATAGTCGGTCAGGCTCGTGGTGTGGCTCTCTTAGCTTTAAGGCATAATCAAGTACCGCTTTTAAGCTTTACGCCTTCACAAGTCAAACAGGCAGTGTCCGCTTATGGACAAGCTTCTAAATTGCAAGTCCAAAAAATGGTCAAACTGATTTTAAATTTAAAAGAACTGCCCCAGCCAGATGACGCCGCTGATGCTTTGGCGGTGGCAGTCTGCGCTCTAAACCATCGTTTATGCCTAAAAAATTAAAAATAATCCATATCAGTTCCGAGGTTGCTCCTTTT contains the following coding sequences:
- the ruvC gene encoding crossover junction endodeoxyribonuclease RuvC; translation: MSKIILGIDPGIADTGYGFVKAEGSSLTCLAYGSIKTPAHAELADRLAELYKDLDKLIEKYKPQLAAVEELFFNKNVRTALIVGQARGVALLALRHNQVPLLSFTPSQVKQAVSAYGQASKLQVQKMVKLILNLKELPQPDDAADALAVAVCALNHRLCLKN